Proteins co-encoded in one Streptomyces sp. NBC_01283 genomic window:
- a CDS encoding thioredoxin domain-containing protein: MSKRNSQAAKSAARERIRAQQEAERKREKRKRSIIVGVSVVAVLAIAGGVGYAVMQSNKPGHWEAAKDEKLVKPANSTGADGTTVVLGKDSAKKTLKVYEDPRCPVCASFEQTVGPTVEKDLKDGKYKIQFVGATFLDRNLTGEGSKNALSALGAALNVSDQAFLDYKKAMFSKENHPSETEDKFKDDAYLTKIANEVPELKKSKTFAKDVKGGTYDRWALEMAKKFDDNKDGVDGTPSFVMDGKKLTGPDKKNAPSTVEDYKKAIDAALKG, encoded by the coding sequence ATGAGCAAGCGCAACAGCCAGGCGGCCAAGTCGGCGGCCCGCGAGCGGATCCGCGCCCAGCAGGAAGCCGAGCGCAAGCGGGAGAAGCGGAAGCGGTCGATCATCGTCGGCGTCTCCGTCGTCGCGGTCCTGGCGATCGCGGGCGGCGTCGGCTACGCCGTCATGCAGTCCAACAAGCCCGGTCACTGGGAAGCCGCCAAGGACGAGAAGCTCGTCAAGCCGGCGAACTCCACGGGCGCCGACGGCACGACCGTCGTCCTCGGCAAGGACAGCGCCAAGAAGACCCTCAAGGTCTACGAGGATCCGCGCTGCCCGGTCTGCGCCAGCTTCGAGCAGACGGTCGGTCCGACGGTCGAGAAGGACCTGAAGGACGGCAAGTACAAGATCCAGTTCGTCGGCGCCACGTTCCTCGACCGCAACCTCACCGGTGAGGGCTCCAAGAACGCGCTCAGCGCGCTGGGTGCCGCCCTGAACGTGAGCGACCAGGCCTTCCTCGACTACAAGAAGGCGATGTTCTCCAAGGAGAACCACCCCTCCGAGACCGAGGACAAGTTCAAGGACGACGCGTACCTGACCAAGATCGCGAACGAGGTCCCTGAGCTCAAGAAGAGCAAGACCTTCGCGAAGGACGTCAAGGGCGGCACGTACGACCGCTGGGCCCTGGAGATGGCGAAGAAGTTCGACGACAACAAGGACGGCGTCGACGGCACGCCCTCCTTCGTCATGGACGGCAAGAAGCTGACCGGCCCCGACAAGAAGAACGCGCCCTCGACGGTCGAGGACTACAAGAAGGCCATCGACGCGGCGCTCAAGGGCTGA
- a CDS encoding alkaline phosphatase, whose translation MTSRISAQRSLNSTAPRRRTVVKAAAATAALAPLAAAPLAHAAEGPAFHHGVASGDPLPDGVLLWTRVTPVPDATPGSGKGPDTTVSWEIAKDKGFTQVVGHGSTTARAAADHTVKADVRGLSPATTYYFRFSAGGSGSDGSPVHSPVGRTRTTPAHEAAAPGVRFGVVSCANWEAGYFSAYRHLAARTELDAVLHIGDYIYEYKSGEYPAAKYGVRQHEPRHEIVSLADYRTRHGVHKTDPDAQAMHATHPLIAIWDDHEFADNTWSGGAVNHSPETEGGWAQRMAAAKQAYFEWMPVRPSTEGTVYRRIRFGKLADLHLLDLRSFRSEQAGFGSGDVDDPDRTITGRAQLDWLKAGLASSDASWKLVGTSVMISPVAFGSVPAHLLEPIAELLGLPKEGLAINADQWDGYTDDRKELISHLVDKAIRNTVFLTGDIHMAWANDVPARAATYPGSPSAATEFVVTSVTSDNVDDMLHVAPHTLSLVAVGAVKAANRHVKWLDMDSHGYGVLDVTAERSQMDYYVLSDRKDPKATSTWARSYRTLSGTQRVERASSPVR comes from the coding sequence GTGACCAGTCGAATCAGCGCCCAGAGATCGCTCAACTCCACGGCCCCGCGCCGCCGTACGGTCGTCAAGGCCGCCGCCGCCACCGCGGCCCTCGCGCCGCTCGCCGCGGCTCCCCTCGCCCACGCCGCCGAAGGCCCCGCGTTCCACCACGGCGTCGCCTCGGGCGACCCGCTGCCCGACGGCGTCCTGCTGTGGACCCGCGTGACGCCGGTACCGGACGCCACGCCGGGCTCCGGCAAGGGCCCGGACACCACCGTGAGCTGGGAGATAGCCAAGGACAAGGGCTTCACCCAGGTCGTCGGCCACGGCAGCACGACCGCGCGGGCCGCGGCCGACCACACGGTCAAGGCCGACGTAAGGGGCTTGAGCCCTGCCACCACCTATTACTTCCGCTTCTCCGCGGGCGGCTCCGGGAGCGACGGCAGCCCGGTGCACTCCCCCGTGGGCCGCACCCGCACCACCCCCGCACACGAAGCGGCCGCCCCCGGCGTCCGGTTCGGCGTGGTGTCCTGCGCCAACTGGGAGGCCGGCTACTTCTCCGCGTACCGCCACCTCGCGGCCCGCACCGAGCTCGACGCGGTGCTCCACATCGGCGACTACATCTACGAGTACAAGAGCGGCGAATACCCGGCCGCCAAGTACGGCGTGCGTCAGCACGAGCCGCGGCACGAGATCGTCAGCCTCGCCGACTACCGCACCCGGCACGGCGTCCACAAGACCGACCCGGACGCGCAGGCGATGCACGCCACGCACCCCCTGATCGCGATCTGGGACGACCACGAGTTCGCCGACAACACCTGGTCGGGCGGCGCCGTGAACCACTCCCCGGAGACCGAGGGCGGCTGGGCGCAGCGCATGGCGGCAGCCAAGCAGGCGTACTTCGAGTGGATGCCCGTACGCCCTTCTACTGAAGGCACCGTCTACCGCCGTATCCGCTTCGGCAAGCTGGCCGATCTGCACCTGCTCGACCTGCGCTCCTTCCGCTCCGAGCAGGCGGGATTCGGCAGCGGTGACGTGGACGACCCGGACCGTACGATCACGGGCCGCGCCCAGCTCGACTGGCTGAAGGCGGGCCTCGCCTCGTCCGACGCCTCCTGGAAGCTGGTCGGCACCTCGGTGATGATCTCCCCGGTCGCCTTCGGTTCCGTGCCGGCCCATCTCCTCGAACCCATCGCGGAGCTGCTCGGCCTGCCCAAGGAAGGCCTCGCCATCAACGCCGACCAGTGGGACGGCTACACCGACGACCGCAAGGAGCTCATCTCCCACCTGGTCGACAAGGCCATCCGCAACACGGTCTTCCTCACCGGGGACATCCACATGGCGTGGGCGAACGACGTACCGGCCAGGGCCGCCACGTACCCCGGATCGCCCTCGGCGGCCACGGAGTTCGTGGTCACGTCCGTGACCTCCGACAACGTGGACGACATGCTGCACGTCGCCCCGCACACCCTCTCGCTGGTCGCGGTGGGCGCGGTGAAGGCCGCCAACCGCCACGTGAAGTGGCTGGACATGGACTCGCACGGCTACGGCGTCCTCGACGTCACCGCCGAGCGCTCGCAGATGGACTACTACGTCCTGTCCGACCGCAAGGACCCGAAGGCGACCTCCACGTGGGCCCGTTCGTACCGCACCCTCAGCGGCACCCAGCGGGTCGAGCGGGCGTCCTCGCCGGTGCGCTGA
- a CDS encoding DUF2252 domain-containing protein — protein sequence MSDPQPTAEQRGEQILSVFDTAFGELLAADPAAFRVKFRKMAASAFAFYRGTACLFYGDLEREQHGGPYLDERTGRVWIHGDLHAENFGTYMDAQGRLIFNVNDFDEAYVGPFTWDLKRFAASVALIGYTKALSDEQITDLVRVYAAAYRERIHDLATGAKSDEVPPFTLDTAQGPLLDALRDARSLTRFGLLESMTEIRDFERRFASGGGSIELDAATRYKVLAAFDGYLETLPESSLTRPDSYRVKDVVGRRGIGIGSAGLPSYNILLEGNSDALENDVVIYLKQAQTPAVSRHITDGAVRDYFQHEGHRTVISQRALQAHADPWLGWTELDGAGQLVAEVSPYAVDLDWSDIDDLDEIAAVIADLGRATATMHSAADDESGHSDLVPFSTERAIDAAIAADEEGFGDLLVDFAHEYGARARKDHQIFVDLFRNGRIPGLRAAG from the coding sequence ATGTCGGACCCGCAGCCCACCGCTGAGCAGCGCGGCGAGCAGATCCTCTCCGTCTTCGACACCGCGTTCGGTGAGCTGCTCGCAGCGGACCCCGCCGCGTTCCGGGTGAAGTTCCGGAAGATGGCCGCCTCCGCCTTCGCGTTCTACCGCGGCACGGCCTGCCTCTTCTACGGGGACCTGGAGCGCGAGCAGCACGGCGGTCCGTACCTGGACGAGCGCACGGGCCGGGTGTGGATCCACGGCGACCTGCACGCGGAGAACTTCGGCACGTACATGGACGCCCAGGGGCGTCTGATCTTCAACGTGAACGACTTCGACGAGGCGTACGTCGGCCCCTTCACCTGGGACCTGAAGCGCTTCGCCGCCTCCGTGGCCCTGATCGGGTACACGAAGGCGCTCAGCGACGAGCAGATCACCGACCTGGTGCGGGTCTACGCCGCGGCGTACCGCGAGCGGATCCACGACCTGGCGACCGGCGCCAAGAGCGACGAGGTGCCGCCCTTCACCCTGGACACCGCTCAGGGCCCGCTCCTGGACGCGCTGCGCGACGCGCGCTCGCTGACCCGCTTCGGCCTGCTGGAGTCCATGACGGAGATCCGCGACTTCGAGCGCCGCTTCGCCTCCGGCGGCGGCTCCATCGAGCTCGACGCGGCCACGCGGTACAAGGTGCTCGCCGCCTTCGACGGATATCTGGAGACGCTGCCCGAGTCCTCCCTCACCCGCCCCGACTCGTACCGCGTGAAGGACGTCGTCGGGCGTCGCGGCATCGGCATCGGCTCGGCGGGACTGCCCTCGTACAACATCCTTCTGGAGGGCAACAGCGACGCGCTGGAGAACGACGTCGTGATCTACCTCAAGCAGGCGCAGACTCCGGCCGTCTCGCGGCACATCACCGACGGCGCGGTCCGTGACTACTTCCAGCACGAGGGCCACCGCACGGTCATCTCGCAGCGCGCGCTCCAGGCGCACGCCGACCCGTGGCTGGGCTGGACCGAGCTGGACGGCGCCGGGCAGCTGGTCGCCGAGGTCTCTCCGTACGCCGTGGACCTGGACTGGTCGGACATCGACGACCTGGACGAGATCGCCGCGGTCATCGCCGACCTGGGCCGCGCCACCGCCACGATGCACTCCGCCGCGGACGACGAGAGCGGCCACTCGGACCTGGTGCCGTTCTCCACGGAGCGTGCGATCGACGCCGCCATCGCGGCGGACGAAGAGGGCTTCGGGGACCTCCTCGTCGACTTCGCGCACGAGTACGGCGCGCGCGCCCGCAAGGACCACCAGATCTTCGTCGACCTGTTCCGCAACGGCCGGATTCCGGGGCTGCGGGCCGCCGGGTAA
- a CDS encoding protein kinase produces the protein MSDPGDVVDSRFELIERLGSGGMGTVWRARDTVLHREVAVKEVRPAGHELTDEQSRVLRERVLREARALARLNHPHVVTIHHIVDVGPHPWLVMELLPGRTLQDLLEQGTLPPHEAARIGRQLLSALRVAHAAGILHRDVKPANILLREEAHGTGLSVVLTDFGIASLLGSTQLTATGDLIGSPEYIAPERIRGTDQGPAADLWSLGVVLYVAVEGVSPLRRATTLATLAAVLDDAVPPPVRSGALTPVLTALLVRDPALRPDAERLDAMLAAVANGIARQPTEISDRPGVPDRPGISDRPGISDRPGISDRPGISDRPGISDRPGISDRPVVAVGPPPAAPRGRTPVIVAAVAVALALVAGAALVVALRGGSGNDGAEGKGGGTASAGASSKASPGPTKTSEGPDGSKSPTSPRASAPGVPPASGGWIAQLFSEPVGSGTAARDRRLAAVREDVPEAQYLRSDDYASLRPGYWVIYSPGPFTDGRAALRFCEEHGRTTDKECAGRYLSSSDSDLGLLCKPPASAPVGRCTRT, from the coding sequence ATGAGTGACCCGGGGGACGTGGTGGACAGCCGTTTCGAGCTCATCGAGCGGCTCGGCAGCGGAGGCATGGGCACGGTGTGGCGGGCGCGCGACACCGTGCTGCACCGAGAGGTGGCCGTGAAGGAGGTGCGTCCCGCGGGGCACGAGCTGACGGACGAGCAGTCGCGTGTCCTGCGGGAGCGGGTGCTGCGCGAGGCCAGGGCGCTGGCCCGGCTCAACCACCCGCATGTGGTGACGATCCATCACATCGTGGACGTCGGCCCGCATCCCTGGCTGGTGATGGAGCTGCTGCCGGGGCGCACGCTCCAGGACCTCCTGGAGCAGGGCACGTTGCCGCCGCACGAGGCGGCGCGCATCGGCCGCCAGCTCCTCTCGGCGCTGCGCGTCGCCCACGCGGCGGGCATCCTGCACCGGGACGTGAAGCCCGCGAACATCCTGCTGCGGGAGGAGGCCCACGGCACGGGCCTCTCCGTGGTCCTCACCGACTTCGGCATCGCCTCGCTCCTGGGCTCCACGCAGCTCACCGCCACCGGCGACCTGATCGGCTCGCCGGAGTACATCGCGCCCGAACGCATCCGCGGCACGGACCAGGGCCCGGCGGCCGACCTCTGGTCGCTCGGCGTGGTCCTCTACGTCGCCGTGGAGGGCGTCAGCCCGCTGCGCCGCGCGACGACCCTCGCCACACTCGCCGCCGTGCTCGACGACGCGGTGCCGCCGCCGGTGCGCTCGGGGGCACTCACTCCGGTCCTGACCGCCCTCCTGGTGCGGGACCCGGCGCTGCGCCCGGACGCCGAGCGCCTCGACGCGATGCTCGCCGCGGTGGCGAACGGCATCGCCCGGCAACCGACGGAGATCTCCGACCGGCCGGGGGTCCCGGACAGGCCGGGGATTTCGGACAGGCCGGGGATTTCGGACCGGCCGGGGATTTCGGACCGGCCGGGGATTTCGGACCGGCCGGGGATTTCGGACCGGCCGGGGATTTCGGACCGGCCGGTGGTCGCCGTGGGGCCGCCGCCCGCCGCCCCCCGTGGACGAACGCCCGTCATCGTCGCGGCGGTTGCCGTGGCGCTCGCCCTGGTGGCCGGTGCCGCACTGGTGGTCGCCCTGCGCGGCGGGTCCGGGAACGACGGGGCTGAGGGCAAGGGCGGCGGAACGGCCTCCGCGGGAGCTTCGTCCAAGGCCTCTCCGGGGCCCACGAAGACGTCCGAGGGCCCGGACGGGAGCAAGAGCCCGACCTCGCCGCGTGCGTCCGCCCCCGGCGTCCCGCCCGCCTCGGGAGGCTGGATCGCCCAGCTCTTCTCCGAACCCGTCGGCTCCGGCACGGCAGCCCGCGACCGCCGGCTCGCCGCCGTACGCGAGGACGTGCCGGAGGCGCAGTACCTGCGCAGCGACGACTACGCCTCACTGCGGCCGGGCTACTGGGTGATCTACTCTCCCGGCCCCTTCACGGACGGCCGGGCCGCCCTGCGGTTCTGCGAGGAGCACGGCAGGACCACCGACAAGGAGTGCGCCGGGCGGTATCTCAGCTCCAGCGACTCCGACCTCGGCCTGCTGTGCAAGCCGCCCGCGAGCGCCCCGGTGGGACGCTGCACGCGCACCTGA